One Spirochaetaceae bacterium DNA segment encodes these proteins:
- a CDS encoding phytanoyl-CoA dioxygenase family protein translates to MLTAKQVRQYHDDGYLAVPGVLSGAEVAALQRVTDELVEASRSVSAHTDLYDLEPSHSPAEPRVRRLKSPNLHHDVYDRTLRHPGIVAIVDQLVGPGVRYQSTKLNMKSAGYGSPVEWHQDWAFYPHTNDDILAVGVAIDAMTEDNGAMMVVPGSHRGPLYDHHQDGYFVGAVTDRDVDPAETVLLEVPAGGISLHHVRTLHGSAPNRSARPRRLLLLEMCAVDAWPLARPVEWESFNGRILRGAPTNTPRVTPVPVRIPLPNHERQGSIYEVQSKLADPVLAQRG, encoded by the coding sequence ATGTTGACTGCAAAGCAGGTACGACAGTACCACGACGACGGCTACCTGGCGGTTCCCGGCGTGCTCAGCGGTGCCGAGGTCGCGGCGCTGCAGCGCGTGACGGACGAGCTGGTAGAGGCAAGCCGGAGCGTCAGCGCGCACACCGACCTGTACGACCTGGAACCGAGCCACTCACCCGCCGAGCCGCGTGTGCGGCGCCTCAAGAGTCCCAACCTTCACCACGACGTATACGACCGCACGCTGCGCCATCCCGGCATCGTCGCCATCGTGGATCAGCTCGTCGGCCCCGGCGTGCGCTACCAGTCCACCAAGCTGAACATGAAGTCGGCCGGCTACGGGAGCCCGGTGGAGTGGCACCAGGACTGGGCGTTCTACCCGCACACCAACGACGACATCCTGGCGGTGGGCGTGGCCATCGACGCCATGACCGAGGACAACGGCGCCATGATGGTGGTGCCGGGAAGCCACCGCGGGCCGCTGTACGATCATCACCAGGACGGTTACTTCGTGGGCGCCGTGACCGACCGTGACGTGGATCCCGCAGAAACGGTGCTGCTGGAGGTCCCGGCCGGCGGCATCTCCCTGCACCACGTGCGCACGCTGCACGGCTCGGCGCCCAACCGGTCGGCGCGGCCGCGACGGCTGCTGCTGCTGGAGATGTGCGCCGTAGATGCCTGGCCGCTGGCGAGGCCGGTGGAGTGGGAGTCGTTCAACGGCCGCATTCTGCGCGGCGCGCCTACCAACACGCCGCGTGTCACGCCGGTGCCGGTACGCATCCCCCTGCCCAACCATGAGCGCCAGGGATCGATCTACGAGGTGCAGAGCAAGCTGGCCGACCCGGTCCTGGCGCAGCGGGGATAG
- a CDS encoding CoA pyrophosphatase — translation MTIAAIEAAIANADAAVVRPPGGPASPTVAATPQPRSPAPGGRIAHRSPSADQAAVALVFAGSDADLRLCFIRRATHPRDPWSGQMALPGGRAAPADASLCAAAVRETREEVGLTLAGARYLGALPPIPMVRAGRPINGSVAPFAFCLEGEPPVLTVDPAEVAAAYWIAVRHLRDPDQRTVLPMTRSGVTRRLPAVRFRRHLIWGMTYRIVTPLLDRAASM, via the coding sequence ATGACCATTGCCGCCATCGAAGCAGCGATCGCGAACGCGGACGCCGCCGTCGTGCGCCCGCCCGGCGGCCCCGCCTCGCCGACCGTGGCCGCAACCCCGCAACCGCGGTCGCCGGCGCCTGGTGGTCGAATCGCGCACCGCTCCCCTTCGGCGGATCAAGCCGCGGTCGCGCTGGTGTTCGCCGGCAGCGACGCCGACCTGCGGCTGTGCTTCATCCGGCGCGCCACCCATCCGCGCGATCCCTGGTCCGGGCAGATGGCGCTACCCGGCGGCCGTGCCGCACCGGCCGACGCCAGCCTGTGCGCGGCCGCGGTGCGCGAGACGCGCGAAGAGGTGGGCCTCACCCTGGCGGGTGCCCGCTACCTCGGCGCGCTGCCGCCGATTCCCATGGTCCGGGCCGGACGCCCCATCAACGGCTCGGTGGCGCCGTTTGCGTTCTGCCTCGAAGGCGAGCCGCCGGTGCTGACGGTCGACCCGGCGGAGGTCGCCGCCGCCTACTGGATTGCCGTGCGCCACCTGCGCGACCCGGATCAGCGCACCGTGTTGCCGATGACCCGCAGCGGCGTCACCCGGCGGCTGCCGGCGGTGCGCTTCCGGCGCCACCTGATCTGGGGCATGACCTACCGCATCGTCACCCCGCTGCTGGACCGGGCAGCTTCGATGTGA
- a CDS encoding phytanoyl-CoA dioxygenase family protein has product MVTERDIYFFDLRGFLVLKGALARDEVQELNDCLDAMPRLEVGEWYGYVHAHTFGDRDGLNYQQIYEAGAPFERLVDHPSWFDKVRHFVGGEGSFDEHHGPLFIDENFVNFRGPGEAIGLHNGGHLGLSRCQFRYIGGKFHCNQINVIVALTDIGPGDGGTVLIPGSHKSNFEHPDFSSYSMGVDERPSAERIEGSLEVHLRAGDALLFVDCCTHGSARRVNAGERRILVNRYGPSWGNFRHGYQPSPALLDRLTPRRRSIVWPQTPLERTPNRQPVASAAG; this is encoded by the coding sequence ATGGTGACCGAGCGCGACATCTACTTCTTCGACCTGCGCGGCTTTCTGGTCCTGAAGGGAGCCCTCGCCCGCGACGAAGTGCAGGAACTGAACGACTGCCTCGACGCCATGCCGCGCCTGGAAGTGGGCGAGTGGTACGGCTACGTGCACGCCCACACCTTCGGCGACCGCGACGGACTGAACTACCAGCAGATCTACGAGGCCGGCGCGCCGTTCGAGCGCCTTGTCGACCATCCCTCGTGGTTCGACAAGGTGCGTCACTTCGTCGGCGGCGAGGGCAGCTTCGACGAGCATCACGGCCCGCTGTTCATCGACGAGAACTTCGTCAACTTCCGCGGACCGGGTGAGGCGATCGGCTTGCACAACGGCGGCCACCTGGGACTGAGCCGCTGTCAGTTCCGCTACATCGGCGGCAAGTTCCACTGCAACCAAATCAACGTCATCGTCGCACTCACCGACATCGGCCCCGGTGACGGCGGCACCGTGCTGATTCCCGGCTCCCACAAGAGCAACTTCGAGCACCCCGACTTCAGCTCCTACTCGATGGGCGTCGACGAGCGGCCGTCGGCGGAGCGGATCGAGGGCAGCCTGGAGGTGCACCTGCGCGCCGGCGATGCGCTGCTGTTCGTGGACTGCTGCACGCACGGCTCGGCGCGGCGCGTGAACGCGGGCGAACGCCGCATCCTGGTGAACCGCTACGGGCCGTCGTGGGGCAACTTCCGGCACGGCTACCAGCCGTCACCGGCGCTGCTCGACCGGCTCACGCCGCGCCGGCGCTCCATCGTGTGGCCGCAGACGCCGCTGGAGCGCACGCCAAACCGGCAGCCGGTCGCGTCGGCGGCCGGCTGA